Proteins found in one Planococcus citri chromosome 2, ihPlaCitr1.1, whole genome shotgun sequence genomic segment:
- the LOC135836244 gene encoding protein PFC0760c-like, translating into MRPILKTIGESMIRPVCASICEKDYDSSPPSLSFPSRDGGEMKDVFKQIARELMTRLKQGSIFKQRSVRPAFLRVAPEAPEFRDVSLKSSSFDCSDTEITTLIELPRWQRGSRYSRGSLGSVHDFSSDPTTEDEEEDPTSPEKDYEKSSSFLSLSSYIGHEFENPEESNEMNSSTTKTNVSDDTSFDEITVICKQKNDDDAPQTEFNDADEIDDFDDTSLSSALMQDEDEDDGYDDGVADVEWNTYESLNDVDEDYFAHENGAAKPTIDHECVTSFIEKAPLTIGARYKPELAVIYEESHISDSKCSLKSILEDSATIFVQPQGELIDSIAIAAQPEFERSDTPDTYVIEDESSRADHLDTDVWNSLEKCIACADILLEHVKNAKINRNDSETVSSPMANFAASDVNGTGVDSDAHTISESSLISCLADSTEYLEALKNDSCSLDANDESDEIVLDSGILMEDVITCSSEGDYTDMKLHSEVVSTEIGPIVVPFDGRASSGSEEAEDAVWVTQIEKIFDFEVDDFCLNTLFDQSDESAAYHEDTELPDLSVEEEVTDFGLVYDSEPSNRRFSDLDSDHYADSVIQNDECSFDSVIDSDDQSLHDHLINDEISPALYTFRYDAESMSTRVDHMDHEHLDSIRASVLVNKPDSDSNHLSDNYINAGVTSNVPESVIAHCDDDTQPIPASTAVETETSSTPTSEHNLELNVSHRSQANGEVCEFIEQPNVAVDSEVTESPPKKTDFDSVIIRTSDAEYQLPCDVSEAFIGFKKVSEVFGESFLNDANNNEDSSHDPETEQDILCNDLPDVEKTSPRDEFKTDNNMDDDSSYVCKDSNLIVAAADETAKLSIADIPELTAEFEEEEEETPCKITTDNSIVKDAPCEDDIRAPEAEKDDRSVIESANFSNVAIVVDDHTEITESAIKTFENVAHQEAESDSEEVLASQQLEYEVELDADITGEENNNRISVDDANFLENHETVADVEAADNEVVCELEASAESSENNDDVTVVEMTMHNSIESSGKISENGSSPERSESVEFPEVDDCDMEVENDDVASESPESVRSPENDDIASESPGSVESSENDDVASESSESAEDDDVVSKLSESDKLSENDDVVSESSESIESSENDDAVSDSSESIESFENNHDIVVAENDEAASESSESAHLETENSGDDVTTMDKDAIPLPSECVEPSQCNDAFVATAIVENDSIPDLFEFFKVTENSDDEDIVKNNVNAEFAENIDDDDDVAANQLVELGESPESSDDIAIIENNPVHESSESAESTDMIDDAVAVQNGVICQSSEIVESTDENSDGVVESDNIGFPDVYESMVEHVGDVPVQSDAIDQPPEMADLAENDDNDVSIVENDVIFESPESDKLVETAESATIIDNTVAMQNLIGENSEIVESTRNNDDVSESEDIIVPDLSESIVKNVDDVLAQSDAIDQPSEMVNSPENGDNDVSIVVNNICELSESGEFVETVDNVVTVQNNDTSDDPPASVVEFSETIADVVELTDTTVENQSSSVIENIDEVSIPHYDLDQSSELDKSTGNILKSLETDESIETIDDVSNQPLESVVESPESNNDVKSDDIVIKDSSKWTAEDVENRSIENDSVFESSECVEVAENIGEVVSLQNDIVCEPEENIDDVSIPHYDLDQSSELDKSTGNILKSLETDESIETTDDVSNQPPPEWMAENVENRSIENDAVSESSESVEMAEKISEIASVENYIVYEPEETIEADELFDSNSDHFAAVENDVIQELTESTNNVDDQSTKNINIIENDPIHELSNGSSEKSEEVQTIENEAIAESCDNNDSAIIENNIDPTQSTESNTNATDAIDNNHPAFEPAFVRNKHLIAVSNQSISYSIGCDTNAEICSLLGYLNEKKIFVKNIAANNNNTANAISADTANSNVKEEVADTAVANSSNEMLDENYVTISDASSSKPEEDRERESSSSSQIDQSFVTISEASIDKSESSISLTPEHKTKPRYSPEQRKSRNNVKTRVQFTNRRSVKRTSSSQKKESTDEDDSSKRNNATSSSGSNNGAGDEKKPKLEPLDVTEYSVKLKLHIEWDNKRSSSDSTSKSSSFDDSLNCSESTSEGKRDFREENKTNADAKDNGQPYYHHRFEQVTRLLTDFKNDYPKFVSYEYFSPKIKFQTTPRKKQTSRNTARKSLSLDSSPSGRYHRYCHISTRDLNNVDSKCTTFNAVVTPKRNVSSPTVKNVNQTTNISKKRVNRKLLKSRNQINTNSSLKTSTPVLTAAQFVNQESIIENLTSNTLSPIVNSLEEFELIESLLSSCET; encoded by the coding sequence ATGCgtcctattttgaaaactatcGGCGAATCGATGATACGACCTGTCTGCGCTTCGATATGTGAAAAAGACTACGATTCGTCGCCGCCGTCGTTATCGTTCCCATCCAGAGACGGTGGCGAAATGAAGGATGTGTTTAAACAAATCGCTCGCGAATTAATGACGCGACTTAAACAAGGTTCTATCTTCAAGCAGCGGTCAGTACGTCCGGCGTTCCTGCGGGTAGCTCCGGAAGCGCCGGAATTCCGCGACGTTTCTCTCAAGTCGTCCAGTTTCGATTGCTCGGATACAGAAATTACGACTTTGATCGAGTTACCGCGGTGGCAGCGTGGTAGCAGGTATTCTCGAGGATCTTTGGGATCTGTGCACGATTTCTCTTCAGATCCAACCAccgaagatgaagaagaagatcCAACGTCACCAGAAAAGGATTACGAAAAATCTAGCAGCTTTTTGTCGCTGAGTTCGTATATTGGGCACGAATTCGAGAACCCGGAAGAATCGAACGAAATGAATTCCAGTACGACGAAAACCAACGTATCCGATGATACGTCTTTTGACGAAATAACCGTGATTTGTAAACAGAAAAATGACGACGATGCACCGCAGACGGAATTCAACGATGCAGACGAGATTGATGACTTCGATGATACGAGTTTATCGTCTGCGTTGATGCAGGATGAAGATGAAGACGACGGCTACGACGATGGAGTCGCAGATGTCGAATGGAATACGTACGAGTCGCTCAACGACGTCGACGAGGATTATTTCGCTCATGAAAATGGCGCCGCGAAACCGACGATAGATCACGAATGCGTTACGTCGTTTATCGAAAAAGCACCGTTGACTATCGGCGCCAGATACAAACCCGAATTAGCTGTTATTTACGAAGAAAGCCATATTTCTGATTCGAAATGCTCGTTGAAATCAATTCTGGAAGATTCCGCTACGATTTTCGTTCAACCACAGGGCGAACTAATCGACTCCATCGCGATCGCAGCCCAGCCAGAATTCGAACGAAGCGATACTCCGGATACGTACGTGATCGAAGATGAGTCTTCTCGAGCCGATCACCTCGACACCGACGTATGGAATAGTTTGGAGAAATGTATCGCTTGCGCCGACATCCTGCTAGAGCACGTGAAGAACGCGAAAATCAACCGAAACGATTCGGAAACCGTTTCATCTCCGATGGCCAATTTCGCAGCTTCCGATGTCAACGGAACAGGAGTCGATAGCGATGCCCACACTATCAGCGAATCATCTCTCATCAGCTGTCTAGCAGATTCGACCGAATACCTAGAAGCGTTGAAAAACGACTCCTGCAGCTTGGACGCGAACGACGAATCGGATGAAATAGTCTTGGATTCGGGTATTCTTATGGAAGATGTGATCACGTGCTCGTCCGAAGGCGACTATACCGATATGAAGCTACACAGCGAAGTCGTCTCGACCGAAATCGGCCCCATCGTAGTGCCTTTCGATGGTCGCGCATCTTCTGGGTCAGAAGAGGCCGAAGATGCTGTATGGGTTACTCAGATTGAGAAGATATTCGATTTCGAAGTCGATGATTTTTGCTTAAACACGCTTTTCGACCAGTCTGACGAGTCAGCTGCGTATCACGAAGACACCGAACTACCTGATCTGTCTGTAGAAGAAGAAGTTACTGATTTCGGTCTCGTGTACGACAGCGAGCCGAGTAATCGGCGCTTCAGTGATCTCGATAGTGACCATTATGCCGATTCGGTCATCCAAAACGACGAATGTTCGTTCGATTCGGTAATCGATAGCGATGATCAATCGCTACATGATCATCTAATCAATGATGAAATATCGCCGGCACTTTATACCTTTCGTTATGATGCTGAAAGTATGTCTACTCGTGTTGATCATATGGATCACGAACATCTCGATTCAATTCGTGCTTCGGTGCTTGTAAATAAACCTGATTCGGATTCGAATCATTTATCTGATAATTATATTAACGCAGGAGTCACGTCAAATGTACCTGAAAGTGTCATCGCGCATTGCGACGATGATACGCAACCGATTCCTGCTTCTACTGCTGTCGAAACTGAAACATCTTCAACGCCTACTTCCGAACACAACTTGGAATTGAACGTTTCGCACCGAAGTCAAGCTAACGGCGAAGTATGCGAATTTATCGAACAACCAAACGTTGCTGTCGACTCTGAAGTTACCGAGTCACCGCctaaaaaaactgatttcgatAGCGTAATCATTAGAACTTCAGATGCCGAATATCAACTACCTTGCGACGTGAGCGAGGCTTTTATCGGATTCAAAAAAGTCTCTGAAGTTTTCGGCGAAAGTTTCCTCAACGATGCGAACAACAATGAGGATTCCTCCCATGATCCAGAAACCGAACAAGATATCCTCTGCAACGATCTTCCCGATGTCGAGAAAACTTCACCTCGTGACGAATTCAAAACCGATAACAACATGGACGATGACTCGTCGTACGTCTGTAAAGATTCTAATTTGATCGTCGCTGCGGCAGATGAAACTGCAAAATTGAGTATCGCCGATATCCCCGAATTGACTGCAGAattcgaagaagaagaagaagaaacccCGTGTAAAATAACAACTGATAATTCGATTGTGAAAGATGCCCCTTGCGAGGATGATATTCGAGCGCCAGAAGCTGAAAAAGACGATCGTTCGGTCATCGAAAGTGCTAATTTTTCGAACGTCGCCATTGTTGTTGACGATCATACTGAAATCACCGAATCTGCgataaaaacatttgaaaatgtaGCTCATCAAGAGGCAGAAAGCGATAGCGAGGAGGTACTTGCCAGTCAGCAACTAGAATATGAAGTTGAATTGGACGCGGATATCACTGGCGAAGAAAATAACAATCGTATTTCTGTAGACGACGCgaatttcttggaaaatcaCGAAACTGTTGCTGATGTCGAAGCTGCTGACAATGAAGTTGTCTGTGAACTCGAAGCGTCAGCAGAATCTTCTGAAAATAATGATGATGTTACGGTTGTTGAAATGACGATGCATAATTCGATCGAATCGTCTgggaaaatcagtgaaaatggaTCCTCACCGGAACGTTCGGAATCAGTCGAATTTCCCGAAGTTGATGACTGCGACATGGAAGTCGAAAATGACGACGTTGCGTCTGAGTCGCCCGAATCAGTCAGATCACCTGAAAATGACGATATTGCTTCTGAGTCGCCCGGATCAGTCGAATCTTCTGAAAATGACGACGTCGCTTCTGAGTCGTCCGAATCAGCCGAGGATGATGACGTCGTTTCTAAGTTGTCAGAATCAGACAAATTGTCCGAAAATGACGACGTCGTTTCTGAGTCATCCGAATCAATAGAATCTTCCGAAAATGACGACGCCGTTTCTGACTCATCCGAATCAatcgaatcatttgaaaataacCACGACATTGTGGTAGCTGAAAACGACGAAGCCGCTTCCGAATCATCCGAATCTGCCCATCTGGAAACCGAAAATAGCGGGGACGATGTAACAACGATGGATAAGGATGCCATCCCACTGCCCTCAGAATGTGTCGAACCGTCTCAATGCAACGATGCCTTTGTTGCTACAGCTATCGTTGAGAATGACAGCATTCCTGATCTCTTTGAATTCTTCAAAGTAACCGAAAACAGCGACGACGAAGATATAGTCAAAAATAACGTTAACGCAGAATTTGCCGAAAATatcgacgatgatgatgatgtagCTGCGAATCAGCTTGTAGAACTAGGTGAATCGCCGGAGAGCAGCGATGACATTGCGATCATCGAAAACAATCCCGTTCATGAATCATCCGAATCTGCCGAATCGACTGACATGATCGACGACGCTGTAGCAGTGCAAAATGGAGTGATCTGCCAGTCTTCGGAAATCGTCGAATCGACCGATGAAAACAGCGATGGCGTTGTCGAATCTGATAATATTGGTTTTCCGGATGTGTACGAATCGATGGTTGAACATGTTGGCGACGTACCAGTGCAAAGTGACGCCATTGATCAACCTCCGGAAATGGCCGATTTGGCCGAAAATGACGATAATGACGTGTCCATCGTTGAAAACGACGTTATTTTCGAATCGCCTGAATCTGACAAATTGGTCGAAACCGCCGAATCGGCTACCATAATTGACAACACTGTGGCGATGCAAAATTTGATTggtgaaaattcagaaatcgtCGAATCTACTCGAAATAACGATGACGTTAGTGAATCTGAAGATATCATTGTTCCAGATTTGTCCGAATCGattgtcaaaaatgttgacGACGTACTAGCACAAAGTGACGCCATTGATCAACCTTCGGAAATGGTCAATTCGCCCGAAAATGGCGATAACGACGTCTCCATCGTTGTAAATAACATTTGCGAATTGTCAGAGTCCGGCGAATTCGTCGAAACTGTCGACAACGTTGTAACGGTGCAAAATAATGACACAAGCGACGATCCTCCGGCTTCTGTCGTCGAATTCTCTGAAACCATCGCCGATGTTGTTGAATTGACCGATACTACTGTTGAAAATCAGTCTTCATCGGTTATCGAAAATATTGATGAAGTATCGATACCGCATTATGACTTGGATCAGTCTTCTGAACTTGATAAATCAACAGGTAACATCCTAAAGTCGCTTGAAACCGATGAATCCATCGAAACTATCGACGACGTCAGTAATCAGCCCCTGGAATCTGTCGTCGAATCGCCTGAAAGTAACAATGATGTCAAGTCCGACGATATTGTCATCAAAGATTCGTCCAAATGGACGGCCGAAGATGTCGAAAACCGTTCAATAGAAAATGACTCTGTTTTCGAGTCCTCGGAATGCGTCGAAGTGGCTGAAAACATCGGTGAAGTTGTATCTTTACAAAATGACATTGTTTGTGAACCCGAAGAAAACATTGACGATGTATCGATACCGCATTATGACTTGGATCAGTCTTCTGAACTTGATAAATCAACAGGTAACATCTTAAAATCGCTTGAAACCGATGAATCCATCGAAACTACCGACGACGTCAGTAATCAGCCTCCGCCCGAATGGATGGCCGAAAATGTCGAAAACCGTTCGATAGAAAATGACGCTGTTTCCGAGTCCTCGGAAAGTGTCGAAATGGCTGAAAAGATCAGTGAAATTGCATCTGTAGAAAATTACATCGTTTATGAACCCGAAGAAACCATCGAAGCCGACGAATTATTCGATAGCAACAGCGATCATTTTGCTGCTGTTGAAAACGACGTTATTCAGGAGCTCACCGAATCGACCAATAATGTCGATGATCAGTCGactaaaaatatcaatattatcGAAAATGACCCGATCCACGAGCTTTCGAACGGTTCTAGTGAAAAATCTGAGGAAGTTCAAACTATCGAAAATGAAGCCATCGCCGAATCCTGCGACAACAACGACTCCGCTATAATTGAAAACAACATCGATCCTACGCAGTCAACTGAATCCAACACTAACGCTACTGATGCTATCGACAATAACCATCCGGCATTCGAACCAGCATTTGTACGAAACAAACACTTAATCGCTGTATCAAATCAATCGATTTCGTATTCGATCGGTTGCGACACTAATGCTGAAATTTGCAGTTTACTCGGATATTTAAACGAGAAGAAAATCTTCGTCAAAAACATCGCCGCTAACAACAACAATACAGCTAATGCAATCAGCGCCGATACGGCTAATTCGAACGTAAAAGAAGAAGTAGCAGATACCGCCGTCGCCAACTCTTCGAACGAAATGCTCGATGAAAATTACGTCACCATTTCGGACGCTTCTTCGAGTAAACCGGAAGAAGATCGAGAACGAGAATCGTCTTCGTCTAGTCAAATCGATCAAAGCTTCGTTACCATATCGGAAGCTTCGATAGATAAAAGCGAATCGTCCATTTCGCTGACGCCGGAACACAAGACAAAGCCAAGATACAGCCCCGAACAACGTAAATCACGTAACAACGTCAAAACCAGAGTTCAGTTCACGAATCGTAGAAGCGTTAAACGTACTTCGTCGTCTCAGAAAAAAGAATCCACCGACGAGGACGATTCGTCGAAACGTAATAACGCTACCAGCAGCTCCGGCAGTAATAACGGTGCCGGAGACGAAAAGAAACCCAAACTCGAGCCATTAGATGTGACCGAATACAGCGTTAAATTAAAGCTGCATATCGAATGGGATAATAAACGTAGCTCGTCCGATTCGACTTCGAAATCTTCGTCTTTCGACGATTCGTTAAACTGCTCCGAATCGACCAGCGAAGGTAAACGCGATTTTCGCGAGGAAAATAAAACCAACGCCGACGCCAAAGATAACGGCCAGCCCTACTATCATCATCGTTTCGAGCAGGTAACTCGATTATTGACCGATTTCAAGAATGATTATCCTAAATTCGtctcgtacgagtatttctcGCCCAAGATCAAATTCCAAACGACGCCGAGGAAAAAACAAACGTCCAGAAACACCGCTCGCAAATCATTATCGCTCGATTCGTCGCCCAGCGGACGTTACCATCGCTATTGTCATATCTCAACTCGAGATTTAAATAACGTCGATAGTAAATGTACCACCTTCAACGCCGTCGTTACTCCTAAACGAAATGTATCATCGCCTACCGTGAAAAACGTAAATCAAACGACAAACATCTCGAAAAAACGAGTCAATCGAAAACTGTTGAAAAGTCGTAATCAAATTAATACAAATAGTTCGCTGAAAACATCCACGCCCGTACTGACCGCCGCTCAATTCGTTAACCAAGAATCGATTATCGAAAATTTAACCTCGAATACGCTATCGCCTATTGTTAATTCGCTCGAAGAATTCGAACTAATCGAATCTCTATTGTCGTCCTGTGAAACATGa